AGAATGAATAGATTTTTTTTTCAAAGCCATATTGAATTTTTTAATATTTTTGTTAATTTATGTCTAAATTCCTTAGACCTATATTTACTTATTGGTATATAGGTATCATTAACATTTATTATGTTGTCCTTAAACTCTTTTACTTTATTAAGATTAACTAAAAAACTTTTGTGACATCTAAAGAAATCATGTTGAGATAATTCTTTTTCAAATTTTGATAACGTCATTTTAAATGTATAATCTTTATCTTTAGTATGTATCGTTAACATCTTTTGCATAACTTCTATATATGTAATCTCATCTATATTTAAAATTATAATTTCACCTTTATATTTAATAACTAAATTCTTTTGTGCTTCAATACCCTTAATACAATTCAACGTAACATATTTTATAATTTCATAATTTATAGGCCTCAGCAAATACCTATATGCTCTTACCTCATAGGCTTGATGAATATAGTTAACAAGCTTTGTTACAAATATTATTTCTACTACTGAATCAAACTCTCTTATTTTTTTAGCTATTTCTATTCCATTTATTTTTCCCATATTTATATCTAAAAATATAATATTCATTTTTTCATAATTTTGTAGAAGCTCTTCTCCACAATTAAATTCAAATAATTCGCACTTTAATTTCGCTTCTTTAATAATTTTTATTAGATGATTTTTCAAATAATTTCTTTGTTCAACATCATTTCCACAGATTCCTATGCGCATATATAATGTCCTCCCTTTTATTAGTTTTTTAGTATTCATGGGCAAGCAATCCTAGAATCTAATAAAAAAGGTGATGACACAGCATTTAACCTGAAAAAGGTAAAAAAAATTTTCATCATTTGTAATTTTTTTGAATATAAAGCTAAAAAGTATACAAATAAAAATAAATTTTAACTAGATTTATCTTTAAAAATTTTTGAAATTAATAAATTAAATTTTATATATTTTGAATCAGTTATTCTTTTCCATACATAAAACACATAACACAATGTAAACCTTTTGAAAAGAAGTTAAAAAATATCCAATTACATATTTAAATGTATATATAATCAATAATAATTATCAATTAAAATAATTTTTATACAACACAGTAAAATTTAATTCTTAAAAGGAATTAAATTTTTAATAATTTATCCAATAACCAGCAAATTTAATCTAAAAAACAAAACCATCCCTATATAATTTAAATTTTATTATATCATAAAAATTATGTTTAATTTTTATATAATACATAATTTTAAAACAAAAATAATTTTATGTTAACAATTATTACACAATTAACCTATAAATTCATAAAATATATAAGCATTAAAATGCATATATAATGAAAAATAGCTGTTGATACAATATGTTCATTTATCAACAGCCTAATTTATATTTACTAAAATAAATATTATTTTAATTTTTTGTAAATTAAATTTCGTTTTTAAATCATTATAATAACAAAATCAAAAAAAGTTATCTTGCCTAAATCCTATAAGATCACTTTATCTAAATATAATGTTTACCTTCTACTTTATCTTCCCTATATTATTAAATGGATATACTCTATATATTGCTTTACCTTCCACTTGTTTATAATCAATAAATCCAAACATTCTACTATCCTTACTTATCATTCTATTATCTCCCAAAACAAATAATTTGTTTTCTGGAACCCTTATAGGAAGTTTAAAATCTCTTTTAATAGTTTCACCTTTTACATAGGATTCTTCAACTTTTTTACCATTTAAATATAAATATCCATCTTTAATATCAACTTCATCACCAGGTACCCCAATTACTCTTTTAATTAATCTATCATCTTTTTCTATAGAATTATTGTTATTATTAAATATAGATATTATATTATCAACCATTTCTAAAGTATCCTCGGCTACGTTTCCCTTTTCTTTGCCTTCATTAAAAATTATTATATCCCCTTTTTTAGGTTCTACAAAATT
Above is a window of Clostridium sporogenes DNA encoding:
- the lepB gene encoding signal peptidase I, whose amino-acid sequence is MDKNKVKKEIKSWSFSILGAILIAGLVNSKVFAKVRVQQSSMENTLITNEQLIVDKLSYNFVEPKKGDIIIFNEGKEKGNVAEDTLEMVDNIISIFNNNNNSIEKDDRLIKRVIGVPGDEVDIKDGYLYLNGKKVEESYVKGETIKRDFKLPIRVPENKLFVLGDNRMISKDSRMFGFIDYKQVEGKAIYRVYPFNNIGKIK
- a CDS encoding LytTR family DNA-binding domain-containing protein, with amino-acid sequence MRIGICGNDVEQRNYLKNHLIKIIKEAKLKCELFEFNCGEELLQNYEKMNIIFLDINMGKINGIEIAKKIREFDSVVEIIFVTKLVNYIHQAYEVRAYRYLLRPINYEIIKYVTLNCIKGIEAQKNLVIKYKGEIIILNIDEITYIEVMQKMLTIHTKDKDYTFKMTLSKFEKELSQHDFFRCHKSFLVNLNKVKEFKDNIINVNDTYIPISKYRSKEFRHKLTKILKNSIWL